The following proteins come from a genomic window of Finegoldia magna ATCC 29328:
- a CDS encoding response regulator transcription factor, translating to MSIKVLLVEDEDNIRQFTKINLAREGFEILEADSGEKGVELAELNKPDVAVLDIMLPGIDGFEVCKILRNKFPNIVIIMLTAKTQDNDKIEGLERGADDYLTKPFNPRELILRIKSVLRRSPQKQNNSQIIEDETFKLDMYSRTFYKNGKEITLTPTELSIIKLLMQNPGKAITRDELMDKAWGEDFIGDAKIVDVNMRRLRSKIEEDSTHPKYIVTVWGVGYRWENKK from the coding sequence ATGAGTATTAAAGTTCTTTTAGTAGAAGATGAAGATAATATTAGACAATTTACAAAAATAAATTTAGCAAGAGAAGGATTTGAAATTTTGGAAGCGGATTCTGGAGAAAAAGGAGTAGAACTTGCAGAACTAAACAAACCAGATGTTGCAGTATTGGATATAATGCTTCCTGGAATTGACGGGTTTGAAGTATGCAAAATCCTAAGGAATAAATTTCCGAATATAGTTATCATAATGTTAACTGCAAAAACTCAAGATAACGATAAAATCGAAGGACTTGAGAGAGGCGCAGACGATTATTTGACAAAGCCTTTCAATCCTCGCGAGTTGATACTTAGAATAAAATCTGTTTTAAGAAGAAGTCCTCAAAAACAAAATAATAGTCAAATTATTGAAGATGAAACATTCAAGCTTGATATGTATTCGAGAACTTTTTATAAAAATGGCAAAGAAATTACATTAACTCCAACAGAACTTAGCATCATAAAACTTTTAATGCAAAACCCTGGAAAGGCAATTACTAGAGATGAATTGATGGATAAAGCATGGGGTGAAGATTTTATTGGCGATGCAAAAATAGTAGATGTTAACATGAGAAGATTGAGAAGTAAAATTGAAGAGGATTCAACTCATCCAAAATATATTGTTACGGTTTGGGGAGTTGGTTACAGATGGGAAAATAAAAAATAA
- a CDS encoding sensor histidine kinase produces the protein MSIKNKIMYSFVFLTSITAIILVIFSIYATKFYYYSTMEGVLNNEIRYSTNLYSSYMADYELDEVIAEDKNQFYRQTDCQVQILDNNQIVVFDSIASPNLGKKIETSDVVNAVNGQSGSYTGKVSYSDSNIISVSVPLESRGKQVGVLRYISSLKDVDRAIRVKSVSFALFGFLVILFSILLSKILTKSIVKPINSLAKTAEKMAKGNMEVRAKENNTDEIGRLGMTLNLLTDNINKKEQLKNEFISSVSHELRTPLTSIKGWAQTLKYDPSDLETTTMGIDIIDSECDRLTTMVEELLDFSRFTSGRISIVKRKQNLIELAEHIKNQLLPKVRSKGIDLILNYESPELIATFDEDRIKQVFINILDNAIKFTPDKGTIIINIEKTEKFAEVSIIDTGIGISFEEIELVTGKFYKGSNSNSHVGLGLSICEEIVKLHKGELMIKSKIDEGTTVSFTLPLGDDENEKDN, from the coding sequence ATGAGTATTAAAAATAAAATAATGTATTCCTTTGTATTTTTAACAAGTATTACTGCGATAATACTTGTTATATTTTCGATTTATGCTACAAAGTTTTACTATTATTCCACAATGGAAGGTGTTCTGAACAACGAAATAAGATATTCTACAAATTTGTACAGTTCCTACATGGCTGATTATGAATTAGATGAAGTAATCGCAGAAGATAAAAACCAATTTTATCGACAAACAGATTGTCAAGTTCAAATTTTGGACAATAACCAAATTGTTGTATTTGATTCCATTGCAAGTCCCAATCTAGGAAAAAAAATAGAAACATCTGATGTAGTAAACGCGGTAAATGGCCAAAGTGGTAGCTATACTGGAAAGGTCAGTTATTCTGATTCAAATATAATTTCAGTATCCGTTCCATTAGAATCTCGTGGAAAACAAGTCGGAGTTTTAAGATACATTTCAAGTTTAAAAGACGTTGACAGAGCAATAAGAGTGAAGTCAGTTTCGTTTGCACTGTTTGGATTTTTAGTAATACTATTTAGTATTTTATTGAGCAAAATTCTAACAAAAAGTATTGTAAAGCCAATTAATAGTTTGGCAAAAACTGCTGAAAAAATGGCAAAGGGTAACATGGAAGTACGAGCAAAAGAAAATAATACCGATGAAATTGGAAGATTAGGAATGACTTTGAATTTGTTAACGGATAATATCAACAAAAAAGAACAATTAAAAAATGAGTTTATTTCCAGTGTCTCACATGAATTGAGAACTCCATTAACTTCTATCAAAGGATGGGCACAAACGTTAAAATACGATCCTTCGGATTTAGAAACAACTACAATGGGAATTGATATTATAGATAGTGAATGTGATAGACTGACAACTATGGTTGAAGAATTGCTTGATTTTTCAAGATTTACTTCCGGAAGAATTTCTATTGTAAAAAGAAAACAAAATCTAATAGAATTAGCTGAGCATATCAAAAATCAATTACTTCCTAAAGTTCGTTCCAAAGGCATTGATTTGATACTGAATTACGAAAGCCCAGAACTAATTGCAACTTTTGATGAAGATAGAATCAAACAAGTTTTTATAAATATTTTGGACAATGCTATAAAATTCACACCGGATAAAGGAACAATAATTATTAATATTGAAAAAACTGAAAAATTTGCAGAAGTATCCATAATTGATACTGGAATTGGAATTTCGTTTGAAGAAATCGAATTAGTAACTGGTAAATTCTACAAAGGTTCCAATTCAAACTCACATGTTGGTTTGGGGCTTTCTATTTGTGAAGAAATAGTAAAACTTCACAAAGGAGAGTTGATGATTAAATCTAAGATAGATGAAGGAACTACTGTTTCATTCACATTGCCATTAGGAGATGATGAAAATGAAAAAGACAACTAG
- a CDS encoding HAD family hydrolase gives MKIGAFFDIDGTIARDSLMIEHFKKLVNFEIIDQKLYYEKVYPAYQKYEKRKIDYDDYLNELVDVYKYNLKGFSSEFNEFISNQVISQVKEKVYRYTRKMIEFHKENNHLIFFISGSPDFLVKEMAESYGVTEYRASLYLKKSGMYTGEVVPMWDKNSKKAVIDKIVESYDIDVDNSYCYGDTSGDFSMINMMGKPTAINPTKELFELIRANEKINEKTKIIIERKDVIYDFPKNGKILDI, from the coding sequence ATGAAAATTGGCGCATTTTTTGATATTGACGGAACGATTGCGAGAGATTCTCTAATGATTGAGCATTTCAAAAAATTAGTCAATTTTGAAATAATTGATCAAAAATTATACTACGAAAAAGTGTATCCGGCCTACCAAAAATACGAAAAAAGAAAAATAGACTATGATGATTATTTGAACGAACTAGTTGATGTGTACAAATACAACTTAAAGGGATTTAGTAGTGAGTTTAACGAATTTATATCTAATCAAGTAATCAGCCAGGTTAAAGAAAAAGTGTACAGATATACTCGTAAGATGATAGAATTTCACAAGGAAAATAATCATTTGATATTTTTTATTTCTGGGAGTCCAGATTTTTTGGTTAAAGAAATGGCTGAAAGTTACGGAGTAACAGAATACAGGGCATCTTTGTATCTAAAAAAATCGGGGATGTATACAGGAGAAGTTGTTCCAATGTGGGATAAAAATAGCAAAAAGGCAGTTATCGATAAAATTGTTGAATCTTATGATATTGATGTGGATAACTCATATTGTTACGGTGATACTTCCGGAGATTTTTCTATGATTAATATGATGGGAAAACCTACGGCGATTAATCCAACCAAAGAACTATTTGAACTAATAAGAGCTAATGAGAAAATAAATGAAAAAACAAAAATTATCATTGAACGAAAAGATGTAATTTATGATTTTCCTAAAAATGGTAAAATTTTAGATATTTAA
- a CDS encoding class A sortase translates to MRKKFGIFLMTIGILLFALYFAARLIPTYYSENDISNDISSTEMEQNNKKEFKNDFDAVNSISTTTSLFNFTAISGENVIGQIIIPDYNLSLPIHRGVTDEHLLSGAATMKENQKMGEKNYTLTGHYMKRNGSLFSKVYDLTKGTKVYITDKKNIYEYEIVDRKVTDSYAFYMLDDDRIEKYDNKPIISLMTCDMPNDPDNRVFQIGKLVRSFKYDKNYFKQN, encoded by the coding sequence ATGAGAAAAAAATTTGGAATATTTTTAATGACAATAGGTATTTTACTTTTCGCTTTATATTTCGCAGCCAGATTAATACCTACTTATTACAGTGAAAATGATATAAGTAATGATATATCATCCACAGAAATGGAACAGAACAACAAAAAGGAATTCAAAAACGACTTTGATGCTGTAAACTCTATTAGCACAACAACGTCATTGTTTAATTTTACAGCTATAAGTGGAGAAAATGTTATTGGACAAATAATTATCCCTGACTATAATTTGAGTCTTCCTATACATCGTGGTGTAACTGATGAACATTTATTAAGTGGTGCAGCCACAATGAAAGAAAACCAAAAAATGGGAGAAAAGAATTACACACTTACTGGTCACTATATGAAGAGAAATGGCTCTTTATTTAGTAAAGTGTATGATTTGACAAAGGGTACTAAAGTTTACATTACAGATAAGAAAAACATATATGAATATGAAATTGTAGATAGAAAAGTTACTGATTCTTATGCTTTTTATATGTTAGATGACGATAGAATTGAAAAATATGATAACAAACCAATTATTTCTTTGATGACATGCGATATGCCAAATGACCCTGACAACAGAGTATTTCAAATCGGAAAGCTCGTTAGATCATTTAAATACGACAAAAATTATTTCAAACAAAATTAG
- the mraZ gene encoding division/cell wall cluster transcriptional repressor MraZ: MFINEYFHNIDSKGRVIMPSKFRDEIGEEFYITKGMDECLFVYPVSAFIQMTEKLNKLSLTRRQARAFSRVFFSGASNQEIDKQGRFLIPQSLRSYADIKKEVAIIGVSNRIEIWDKEKWEQYSNDSSLNYDDLADGLNDLDL, encoded by the coding sequence ATGTTTATCAATGAATATTTTCATAATATAGACTCAAAAGGTCGCGTTATTATGCCTTCAAAATTTAGAGATGAAATAGGAGAAGAATTCTACATTACAAAAGGAATGGACGAATGTCTTTTTGTATATCCTGTATCCGCTTTTATCCAAATGACCGAAAAGCTTAATAAGTTGTCATTGACTAGAAGACAAGCAAGAGCGTTTTCAAGGGTGTTTTTTTCAGGTGCTAGTAACCAAGAAATTGATAAGCAAGGAAGGTTTTTAATTCCTCAATCCTTGAGAAGCTATGCAGATATAAAAAAAGAAGTTGCAATTATTGGGGTATCCAATCGTATAGAAATATGGGATAAAGAGAAATGGGAACAATACTCTAATGATTCTTCACTAAACTATGACGATTTAGCAGATGGTTTAAATGATCTTGATTTGTAG
- the rsmH gene encoding 16S rRNA (cytosine(1402)-N(4))-methyltransferase RsmH produces MEFKHVPILLNECIENLNIRDGKIYVDCTVGGAGHSREIAKRIGNGKLICFDQDEDALKVAKQRLEEFGDKIIFIKDNFKNIKNDLHNLGIEKVDGILMDIGVSSYQIDEDSRGFSYMHDADLDMRMDQSNPISAKDIVNTYSKEDLENVIFKYSDEKWAKRIAEFICNARETKPINTTFELVEVIEKAIPKKVRMNQKGHSAKKTFQAIRIEVNKELDVLEQAVGDSIDLLNPEGRICIITFHSLEDKICKDIFRQRQKGCICPPEIPVCVCNHKPEIKIITRKPIEPSKEELEQNSRARSAKLRVAEKII; encoded by the coding sequence ATGGAATTCAAGCATGTGCCAATTTTATTAAATGAATGCATCGAAAATTTGAATATCAGAGACGGCAAGATTTACGTGGATTGCACTGTTGGAGGAGCTGGACATTCCAGAGAAATTGCAAAAAGAATTGGTAATGGAAAGTTGATTTGCTTTGATCAAGACGAAGACGCATTAAAAGTTGCGAAACAACGACTAGAAGAATTTGGAGATAAGATTATCTTCATAAAGGATAATTTCAAGAATATAAAAAATGATTTACATAACTTAGGCATTGAAAAAGTCGATGGAATCCTAATGGATATAGGTGTTAGCTCGTATCAAATTGATGAAGATAGTAGAGGGTTTTCTTATATGCATGATGCTGATTTGGATATGAGAATGGATCAATCCAATCCAATAAGTGCAAAAGATATTGTGAACACTTATTCAAAAGAAGACTTGGAAAATGTTATTTTCAAATATTCAGATGAAAAATGGGCCAAAAGAATTGCTGAATTTATATGTAATGCTAGAGAAACTAAACCAATTAATACTACTTTCGAATTAGTTGAGGTAATTGAAAAAGCGATTCCTAAAAAGGTTAGAATGAATCAAAAAGGCCACAGCGCTAAGAAAACTTTTCAAGCAATTAGAATTGAAGTTAACAAAGAATTAGATGTTTTGGAACAGGCTGTAGGAGATTCTATAGATTTATTGAATCCTGAAGGCAGAATTTGCATAATAACGTTTCATTCTTTGGAGGATAAAATTTGCAAAGATATTTTCAGACAAAGACAAAAAGGTTGTATATGTCCTCCCGAAATTCCAGTTTGTGTTTGTAATCATAAACCAGAAATTAAGATTATTACTAGAAAGCCGATAGAGCCTTCAAAAGAAGAATTGGAACAAAATTCTAGGGCTAGAAGCGCAAAATTAAGAGTAGCTGAAAAGATTATTTAA
- a CDS encoding penicillin-binding transpeptidase domain-containing protein, producing MRRRNLSKGKINKNFNKNYNSRIVVLFCILTFIVLLIVGKLIYLQLTPAGDKYRKLSAKQSTNTINIDAERGKILDTNGETLADNVVSNNLYVNATYLNDQAKSNLVDSLSKSLSMKPEELRKILEKKKTVLVKPSLSKSEIDNIKKLPISNQKFISVVSEKKRYYPNKEMLSQVLGFTNVNNDGVVGLESFYNSKLKGKPGKRILNSSVNRSIDLSDDSSVIINPENGYDLKTTIDITIQGFVEDSLKDIENNFKPKSATIIVMNPNNGDVLGMGSYPNFNPNDPKKPLLKEQLDELNDLKKENDEDKISKFYFNMWENKATSWTYEPGSVFKTITSAAATEEHTATQHSHYFCNGFIRDIPGVVIRCERYWNPHGDETFQEAFNNSCNIAYVHIGRDLGKANMQKYVNGFGFNQKTDIDLPAEELGIAPKSVKDIDAARLATLSYGHGISATPIQMLTALNSIVNGGMLIEPHVAKEFISKDTKKVEKVQSKVKRQIISAQTSKQINKMLQGVVDDGSGKKAAIQGFGIGGKTGTSIKIEDGKYTDSKTTASFFGSFPTDHPEYTVLVVVDEPQRKNGGSAVCAPSAGKIFSKIIEYKRMNKTRLDSDDSDKITVPELEGLTLKLAVDKLNSLGLKSKVTNSDSNLNSIVTSQETEAYSKVNKGDIIELTTGSVEDSLIRIPEIVGFTVEDAVDTLKKYGINNIEIKNGKKGKVVKTDPEENKLIDPKSYIKIYTEQ from the coding sequence ATGAGAAGGCGCAATTTAAGCAAAGGAAAAATTAATAAAAATTTCAATAAAAACTACAATTCTCGTATTGTAGTTTTATTTTGTATATTGACATTTATTGTTCTACTAATAGTAGGGAAGTTGATTTATTTACAATTAACTCCGGCTGGAGATAAATATCGAAAATTATCTGCAAAACAAAGTACCAATACTATTAATATTGACGCTGAAAGAGGAAAAATATTGGATACAAATGGTGAAACGTTGGCTGATAATGTCGTATCAAATAATTTGTATGTGAATGCTACTTATTTAAATGATCAAGCAAAATCTAATTTAGTAGATTCATTAAGCAAAAGTTTAAGTATGAAACCAGAAGAGTTAAGAAAAATTCTAGAAAAAAAGAAAACTGTTTTGGTTAAGCCTTCGTTATCTAAATCGGAAATAGATAATATAAAAAAATTGCCTATTAGTAACCAGAAATTCATCAGTGTTGTATCTGAAAAAAAGAGATATTATCCAAATAAAGAAATGTTATCTCAGGTTTTAGGATTTACTAATGTGAATAATGATGGAGTAGTAGGCTTGGAAAGCTTTTATAATTCTAAATTAAAAGGCAAACCTGGTAAAAGAATTCTAAATAGCTCTGTAAATCGATCGATAGATTTATCAGATGACAGCTCTGTCATTATAAATCCAGAAAATGGATATGATTTAAAAACAACCATAGATATTACTATCCAAGGTTTTGTAGAAGATAGTTTGAAGGATATCGAGAATAATTTCAAACCAAAATCCGCAACAATTATTGTTATGAATCCAAATAATGGGGACGTTTTGGGAATGGGATCTTATCCTAATTTTAATCCAAATGACCCTAAAAAACCGCTTTTAAAAGAACAATTAGATGAATTAAATGATTTGAAAAAAGAAAATGACGAAGATAAAATCAGTAAATTTTATTTTAATATGTGGGAAAATAAGGCAACTTCATGGACTTATGAGCCAGGAAGCGTATTTAAAACAATAACAAGTGCAGCTGCAACTGAAGAGCACACAGCAACACAACATTCACATTATTTTTGTAATGGGTTTATTAGAGATATTCCCGGTGTTGTTATAAGGTGTGAAAGATACTGGAATCCACATGGAGACGAAACATTCCAGGAAGCCTTCAATAACTCTTGCAATATTGCTTATGTACACATCGGTAGAGATTTAGGGAAAGCAAATATGCAAAAATACGTAAATGGGTTTGGATTTAATCAAAAAACAGATATTGATTTGCCGGCAGAAGAATTGGGGATAGCTCCAAAAAGTGTAAAAGATATTGATGCCGCTAGACTTGCTACACTTTCTTACGGCCATGGAATATCAGCGACACCCATTCAAATGTTGACCGCTCTAAATTCGATTGTAAATGGTGGTATGTTAATAGAACCTCATGTAGCGAAGGAATTTATATCAAAAGATACAAAAAAGGTAGAAAAAGTTCAATCAAAAGTCAAAAGACAAATAATTTCAGCACAAACTTCTAAGCAAATTAACAAAATGTTGCAAGGAGTTGTCGATGATGGAAGTGGTAAAAAGGCTGCAATACAAGGATTTGGAATTGGTGGTAAAACTGGAACGAGTATAAAAATTGAAGATGGTAAATACACTGATAGTAAAACTACTGCATCTTTTTTCGGTTCTTTTCCAACAGATCATCCAGAATACACAGTTTTGGTTGTAGTAGACGAGCCTCAAAGAAAAAATGGAGGAAGTGCAGTATGCGCGCCTTCCGCAGGCAAGATTTTTTCTAAGATAATTGAATACAAAAGAATGAACAAGACTAGATTAGATTCTGACGATTCAGATAAAATTACTGTTCCTGAATTAGAGGGACTTACATTAAAGTTAGCTGTTGATAAGTTAAATTCATTAGGGTTAAAATCTAAAGTTACAAATTCAGATTCAAATTTGAATTCAATTGTAACATCACAAGAAACAGAAGCTTATTCTAAAGTGAATAAGGGAGATATTATTGAGCTCACAACAGGAAGTGTTGAAGACTCATTAATTAGAATTCCAGAGATAGTAGGATTCACAGTTGAAGATGCGGTGGATACATTAAAAAAATACGGAATTAATAATATTGAAATTAAAAATGGTAAAAAAGGGAAAGTAGTCAAAACTGATCCTGAAGAAAACAAATTGATTGATCCAAAATCTTATATTAAAATTTATACTGAACAATAA
- the mraY gene encoding phospho-N-acetylmuramoyl-pentapeptide-transferase, with translation MNFKSEILMSMLLAIIISLILGKFIIKILRKKHIGQEIRDDGPKSHYSKAGTPTMGGIIFIISTLITVIVFRLFNSEVLLAIYGMIAFGAIGFIDDFMKLVMKRSLGLNEKQKLVLQLLFSVIACFLIKQVNPNFTKQVIPFFHKTVDFGLITYPFLIFVMMGTSNATNLTDGLDGLATSVSIPVFISTSIIMYNLNSTASIFSIIFAGSLLGFLVYNSNPAKVFMGDTGSMAIGGALVMIMAMYGLSLYLIILGFVYMIEVLSVIIQMTSYKLRNKKRVFLMSPIHHHYELKGYKEQKIVSTFMVVSVITSLITLLDIL, from the coding sequence ATGAATTTTAAAAGCGAAATTTTAATGTCGATGTTATTAGCGATTATAATTTCATTGATATTGGGAAAGTTTATAATCAAGATTTTGAGAAAAAAACATATTGGTCAAGAAATCAGAGATGATGGGCCCAAATCACATTATTCAAAAGCCGGTACACCGACTATGGGAGGTATTATATTTATAATATCTACATTGATTACTGTGATTGTATTCAGATTGTTTAATAGCGAAGTTTTATTGGCGATTTATGGAATGATTGCTTTTGGAGCAATTGGTTTTATAGATGACTTTATGAAATTAGTAATGAAGCGTTCATTGGGATTAAACGAAAAACAAAAACTTGTATTGCAACTTTTGTTTTCTGTTATTGCTTGCTTCTTAATTAAACAAGTAAATCCTAACTTTACAAAACAAGTTATTCCATTTTTCCATAAAACAGTAGATTTTGGTTTAATAACTTACCCATTCTTGATTTTCGTGATGATGGGAACATCTAATGCTACTAATCTTACTGATGGATTAGATGGACTTGCAACTTCTGTTTCAATTCCAGTATTCATATCTACAAGTATTATAATGTACAACTTGAATTCTACGGCCAGCATATTCAGTATTATATTTGCAGGAAGTCTGTTGGGATTTTTAGTGTACAATTCAAACCCAGCAAAAGTATTTATGGGAGATACTGGATCAATGGCTATTGGCGGAGCATTAGTAATGATTATGGCTATGTACGGATTGAGTTTGTATTTAATTATTTTAGGATTTGTTTACATGATTGAAGTATTGTCAGTAATTATTCAAATGACAAGCTACAAATTACGAAACAAAAAAAGAGTATTTTTGATGAGTCCAATACATCATCATTATGAATTAAAGGGATATAAAGAACAAAAAATAGTATCAACTTTTATGGTTGTATCAGTAATTACAAGTTTAATTACATTATTAGATATATTGTAG
- the murD gene encoding UDP-N-acetylmuramoyl-L-alanine--D-glutamate ligase yields MKKILVFGLARTGISALKTLKLKGYNLGAIDDNIDEEKTKILNELDVQIESIDTIDKYDIILKSPGIRMDNPVILKANELNIEVVSDLELAQRIFGDIKIVAITGTNGKTTTTSLMTKMLNDSGRKAISIGNIGVGMLWEIYNSDKDTYFVIECSSFQLESTKNFKPQYSCIINITPDHIDWHGSMQNYVNAKKNVLKNQDENCYTVLNADDEYYEECKKFTKANVYDISTSKNVKRGSFIKDNSIYFSDSDCDKIIDLKDVKLIGYHNYQNVLFCVTLAKLIGINDDSIRETLMSFSGVEHRLEFVRDLSGVKYYNDSKGTNVDASVKAIESFDKNVIILAGGYDKKVSLDNFFIAGKDKFKALILMGQTRDLFEQKAKEYGFKHIYLVDDMKQAVTQANKIAESGDVVLLSPASASWGMYNNYEERGNEFKDLVNNLRG; encoded by the coding sequence ATGAAGAAAATATTAGTATTTGGATTAGCAAGAACCGGAATATCAGCTCTAAAAACATTAAAATTAAAAGGATATAATTTAGGAGCAATCGATGATAATATTGACGAAGAAAAAACAAAAATATTAAATGAATTAGACGTTCAAATAGAATCTATAGATACTATTGATAAGTACGATATTATTTTAAAAAGTCCTGGCATTAGAATGGATAATCCTGTAATATTAAAGGCTAATGAATTAAATATCGAAGTTGTTAGCGATTTGGAATTGGCACAAAGAATTTTTGGAGATATTAAAATTGTAGCTATTACTGGTACAAATGGCAAAACAACAACAACTTCATTGATGACAAAAATGTTGAATGATTCAGGTAGAAAAGCAATTTCAATAGGTAATATAGGAGTAGGTATGTTGTGGGAAATCTACAACAGCGATAAGGACACATATTTTGTTATTGAATGCTCGAGCTTCCAACTAGAAAGCACAAAAAATTTCAAACCACAATATTCATGCATAATCAATATTACTCCAGATCATATTGATTGGCATGGGAGTATGCAAAATTATGTAAATGCAAAAAAGAATGTACTAAAAAATCAAGACGAAAATTGCTACACTGTACTTAATGCAGATGACGAATACTATGAAGAATGCAAAAAATTTACAAAAGCAAATGTATACGATATTTCTACATCAAAAAATGTTAAAAGAGGCTCATTCATAAAAGATAATTCTATATATTTTTCTGATTCAGATTGCGATAAAATCATTGATTTAAAAGATGTTAAATTAATAGGCTATCATAATTATCAAAATGTTTTATTCTGCGTTACTTTAGCAAAATTGATAGGAATAAATGATGATAGTATTAGAGAAACTTTAATGAGCTTTTCTGGAGTAGAACACAGATTGGAATTTGTAAGAGATTTGTCTGGAGTAAAATACTACAACGATTCTAAGGGAACAAATGTAGATGCAAGTGTTAAGGCAATAGAATCTTTTGATAAAAATGTTATTATACTGGCCGGTGGATATGACAAAAAAGTTAGCCTGGATAATTTTTTCATAGCTGGTAAAGATAAATTTAAAGCTTTGATTTTAATGGGACAAACTAGAGATTTGTTCGAACAAAAAGCTAAAGAATATGGATTTAAGCATATCTATTTGGTAGATGATATGAAACAAGCAGTAACTCAAGCTAACAAAATAGCTGAAAGTGGAGATGTCGTTCTACTTTCTCCAGCTAGTGCAAGTTGGGGAATGTATAATAACTATGAAGAAAGAGGAAACGAATTTAAAGATTTAGTAAATAATTTGCGAGGATAG
- a CDS encoding FtsW/RodA/SpoVE family cell cycle protein yields MKLSKDGKALLYITVFLTIFGIIMVLSSSWPTAVSEHRAWYYYGLRQGIFALLGFVFMQFTGVYDNENYKKNALWIFLIALILCALVFTPLGKEINYAKRWIKIKSFSFMPSDILKFASINLAAAIVSQKINKIKTFNEGFLRMIFLVAVSGGIVFMQPDLSTAIVIIGSVFCVFMVSGLNVRYIVSTLLTTLVFGYIAIFKVKIGYSRIDRIIAFVDPLGNLEDEGWQLSQSLAAVSNGSFLGSGLGMSKQKFLYLSQAHNDFIFAIICEEFGFLGALILIIAYFAFLVCGIRIAMKTKYIYSKLLVSGILFVIGIQAYVNMTVVTGLIPPTGLTLPFISYGGTSLMIMLGLVGIILNVDRNNEEERK; encoded by the coding sequence ATGAAACTTTCAAAAGATGGGAAGGCTTTATTGTATATAACAGTTTTCCTGACAATTTTTGGAATAATTATGGTACTAAGTTCAAGCTGGCCAACAGCTGTAAGTGAACACAGAGCATGGTACTACTATGGGCTAAGACAGGGTATTTTTGCTCTTCTTGGATTTGTTTTCATGCAGTTTACTGGTGTTTATGACAATGAGAATTACAAAAAAAATGCATTGTGGATTTTTTTAATCGCTCTCATTTTGTGTGCATTAGTATTTACACCTTTAGGTAAAGAAATAAACTACGCAAAACGATGGATTAAGATTAAATCATTTAGTTTCATGCCATCGGATATTCTTAAATTTGCATCAATTAACCTTGCCGCAGCAATAGTATCTCAAAAAATAAATAAAATTAAAACCTTTAATGAAGGTTTTTTAAGAATGATTTTCTTAGTTGCAGTATCAGGTGGAATTGTATTTATGCAACCTGACTTATCAACGGCAATTGTAATCATAGGAAGTGTATTTTGCGTATTTATGGTGAGTGGTTTGAATGTTAGATACATTGTGTCCACTTTATTAACAACACTGGTTTTCGGATATATAGCTATTTTCAAAGTAAAAATAGGTTATAGTAGAATTGACAGAATTATAGCTTTTGTTGATCCATTGGGCAATTTAGAAGATGAAGGATGGCAATTATCACAATCATTAGCAGCTGTGTCTAATGGCAGTTTTCTCGGTAGCGGATTGGGCATGAGTAAACAAAAATTTTTGTATCTATCGCAAGCTCATAACGACTTTATCTTCGCAATTATTTGTGAAGAATTTGGGTTTCTAGGAGCGCTGATTTTAATTATAGCTTATTTTGCATTCTTAGTTTGTGGAATTAGAATTGCAATGAAAACAAAATATATTTATTCAAAGTTATTGGTTTCTGGAATACTTTTTGTAATCGGAATACAAGCTTATGTTAACATGACAGTAGTTACAGGATTAATTCCTCCAACAGGATTGACCTTACCATTTATTTCTTATGGTGGAACGTCTTTGATGATTATGTTGGGTTTGGTTGGAATAATCTTAAATGTAGACAGGAACAATGAAGAGGAGAGAAAATGA